The following are encoded in a window of Bdellovibrionales bacterium genomic DNA:
- the rpsM gene encoding 30S ribosomal protein S13 — translation MARLLGVDLPRNKRVEIALTYIYGIGRPRARKLVKEAGIPQTLRTEGLTDEQIAKLRSIIESSFKVEGDLRREIGLAIKRLMDLNCYRGIRHRKGLPVRGQNTRSNARTRKGPKKTVANKKKAV, via the coding sequence ATGGCACGTCTACTTGGTGTCGATTTACCTAGAAACAAACGCGTTGAGATCGCATTGACTTATATCTATGGTATCGGTCGTCCTCGCGCTCGTAAACTTGTTAAAGAAGCAGGTATTCCTCAAACTTTGAGAACTGAAGGCCTGACTGACGAACAAATCGCTAAATTGCGTTCTATCATTGAATCAAGCTTCAAGGTTGAGGGTGACCTCCGCCGTGAAATCGGTCTTGCTATCAAACGTTTGATGGATTTGAACTGCTACCGCGGTATCCGTCATCGTAAAGGTTTGCCAGTTCGTGGTCAGAATACACGCTCTAATGCGCGTACTCGTAAAGGACCTAAGAAGACCGTGGCTAACAAGAAAAAAGCCGTATAG
- the rpsK gene encoding 30S ribosomal protein S11 — protein MNTVEKKPVTKKKVKRNVPQGNCYIQAGFGNVIVTITDPNGDTVSWSSAGHLGFKGSRKGTPFAAQVAAEDAAKKAMEAGMKSLDVYLKGPGAGREPAIRALAATGMRILTLKDVTPVPHNGCRPPKRRRI, from the coding sequence ATGAATACAGTTGAAAAAAAGCCTGTTACTAAAAAGAAAGTTAAAAGAAACGTTCCTCAAGGGAACTGCTACATCCAAGCTGGTTTCGGTAACGTTATCGTAACTATCACGGATCCAAATGGTGACACAGTTTCTTGGTCATCTGCAGGTCACTTAGGTTTCAAAGGTAGCCGTAAAGGCACTCCTTTCGCGGCTCAAGTTGCAGCAGAAGATGCAGCAAAAAAAGCTATGGAAGCTGGTATGAAATCTTTGGACGTTTATCTTAAAGGTCCTGGTGCAGGTCGTGAGCCAGCTATCAGAGCATTGGCTGCTACAGGCATGAGAATCCTTACCCTCAAAGACGTAACTCCCGTTCCACACAACGGCTGCCGTCCACCTAAGCGTAGAAGAATCTAA
- the rpsD gene encoding 30S ribosomal protein S4 translates to MSCINQGVCKLCRRENMKLFLKGDRCYTDKCAFERRPYPPGQHGQSRLKFSEFALQLREKQKTKRFYGVSESQFVKYVKEANRSKELTGTALLKNLEMRLDNVVYALGYANSRREARQLVKHNHFLLNGKRANIPSMMVQKGDVIQVTEASKEVVKIQAAMQSVARRSVPSWLEADHANFKGVVKDSPVRDDVTLQVEENMIVEYYSR, encoded by the coding sequence GTGAGCTGCATTAATCAAGGCGTATGTAAACTCTGCCGTCGCGAAAATATGAAGTTATTCCTTAAGGGTGACCGTTGCTACACTGATAAGTGTGCATTTGAGCGTCGTCCTTATCCTCCAGGCCAACACGGACAATCTCGTTTGAAATTCTCCGAGTTCGCTCTTCAATTGCGCGAAAAGCAAAAAACAAAAAGATTCTATGGTGTTTCTGAAAGCCAATTCGTGAAATACGTTAAAGAAGCCAACCGTTCTAAAGAATTGACTGGTACAGCGCTTCTTAAAAATCTCGAGATGAGATTGGATAACGTAGTTTACGCGTTGGGTTATGCAAATTCCCGTCGTGAAGCTAGACAACTTGTTAAGCACAATCACTTCCTCTTGAATGGCAAGAGAGCCAACATCCCAAGCATGATGGTTCAAAAAGGTGATGTGATCCAAGTTACCGAAGCAAGCAAAGAAGTGGTTAAAATCCAGGCAGCTATGCAATCCGTAGCTCGCAGATCTGTACCATCTTGGCTTGAAGCTGATCATGCAAACTTCAAAGGTGTTGTAAAAGACTCTCCAGTGAGAGACGATGTTACACTTCAAGTTGAAGAGAACATGATCGTAGAATACTACTCAAGATAA
- a CDS encoding DNA-directed RNA polymerase subunit alpha, whose amino-acid sequence MQEHYYKFWREMIKPKGFEVDRETLRDDYAKFIIRPLERGFGVTLGNSLRRILLSSMMGSAITAVKFEGVLHEFTTITDVLEDVTDIILNLKQVRFRQYTSDSLTLKISKKGPGKVTAADIQTSDKVEVLNPDQHIATLGANANFNAEIIVEFGRGYVPTENREKEFPVGYIGVDALYSPISKVNYSVSNARVGQRTDYDALTLEVWTDGSLKPEEAVALSSKIMKEQLQIFLTFDETMEPSEETRDSSSPTLNENLFRSVDDLELSVRSANCLKNANIRYIGELVVRSEAEMLKTKNFGRKSLNEIKEILSEMGLGLGMKIEGWPPPGWDPNQPPQKREAQ is encoded by the coding sequence ATGCAAGAGCACTATTATAAATTCTGGAGAGAGATGATCAAACCTAAAGGTTTTGAGGTTGATCGTGAGACTCTTCGTGATGATTACGCAAAATTTATTATTCGCCCCCTCGAAAGAGGTTTTGGCGTAACTCTTGGTAACTCTTTGAGAAGAATTCTTTTGAGCTCAATGATGGGATCTGCCATCACTGCGGTTAAATTCGAAGGCGTTCTTCATGAGTTCACCACTATCACTGACGTTCTTGAGGACGTTACTGATATTATTTTGAACCTTAAACAAGTTCGTTTCCGTCAATACACTAGCGATAGCCTTACTTTGAAGATCTCTAAAAAAGGTCCAGGCAAAGTAACTGCTGCTGATATCCAAACTTCTGACAAAGTTGAAGTTTTGAATCCAGACCAGCACATCGCTACTTTGGGTGCAAACGCGAACTTCAACGCTGAAATCATCGTTGAATTCGGTCGTGGCTATGTTCCTACGGAAAACAGAGAAAAAGAATTCCCAGTTGGCTACATCGGCGTTGACGCTCTTTATAGCCCTATCAGCAAGGTTAACTACAGCGTTTCCAATGCTCGTGTTGGTCAAAGAACTGACTACGATGCTTTGACTTTGGAAGTATGGACTGACGGCTCTTTGAAGCCTGAAGAAGCGGTAGCTCTTTCATCTAAAATCATGAAAGAACAACTCCAAATCTTCCTTACTTTCGATGAAACAATGGAGCCTTCTGAAGAAACTAGAGATTCTTCATCTCCTACATTGAATGAAAACCTCTTCAGATCAGTTGATGACCTCGAACTTTCTGTTCGTAGTGCTAACTGCTTGAAGAATGCGAACATCCGTTACATCGGTGAGTTGGTTGTACGTTCTGAAGCTGAAATGCTTAAGACTAAGAACTTCGGTCGCAAGTCTTTGAATGAAATCAAAGAAATCTTGTCTGAAATGGGTCTTGGCTTGGGTATGAAGATCGAAGGATGGCCACCTCCAGGATGGGATCCTAACCAGCCACCTCAAAAGAGAGAAGCTCAGTAA
- the rplQ gene encoding 50S ribosomal protein L17 produces the protein MSSHRRRVKTFSRKSGPRKALLRGIMSSLVEHGRITTTVDRAKEVRRHIEKAITLGKKGDLATRRLLLSRIPNQDVVNAIVTDLSVRFKTRPGGYTRIIKIGRRPGDTAEMAFLEFVDYDFEAKTADKAAKETAAKADEKGAKKTATKAKKASAKLVAAKKKSVKKIQKKNRTAARA, from the coding sequence ATGAGTTCACACAGAAGAAGAGTTAAAACATTCAGTCGTAAGTCAGGTCCTCGTAAAGCTTTGTTGAGAGGCATTATGAGCTCACTTGTTGAGCATGGCCGTATCACTACGACTGTAGACAGAGCAAAAGAAGTAAGAAGACACATCGAAAAAGCAATCACTCTTGGTAAAAAAGGTGATTTAGCTACTCGTCGTTTGCTTCTTTCTAGAATTCCAAATCAAGACGTTGTTAATGCTATCGTAACTGACTTGTCAGTTCGTTTCAAAACTCGTCCTGGTGGCTACACTCGCATCATCAAAATCGGACGTCGTCCGGGCGATACTGCTGAGATGGCTTTCTTGGAATTCGTAGACTACGATTTCGAAGCTAAGACTGCTGATAAAGCTGCTAAAGAAACTGCAGCTAAAGCAGACGAAAAAGGCGCTAAGAAAACTGCAACTAAAGCTAAAAAAGCTTCAGCGAAGTTGGTAGCAGCTAAAAAGAAATCAGTTAAAAAGATCCAGAAGAAAAACAGAACTGCGGCAAGAGCTTAA
- a CDS encoding TlpA family protein disulfide reductase has translation MNKHLRALLIVGGLAVLIVVAVLAYKGQSRMEAEADAEANAQKMVQLKEPLPPFTAKALDGKEIQLSQFKGKVVVVNFWASWCGPCIEEVPSLIKLLKTFPNDLELIAISGDSNQADIDSFMKSFPEMKTLPNIHVVWDADKSLSQKYQIYRLPESFLLNKDLKLIKKISGTIDWHTEDAIAYIKQVISGTEAPAAGPATGAGTSQDEDSGKTPEDQN, from the coding sequence ATGAATAAGCATCTCAGAGCATTACTGATTGTTGGTGGTTTGGCTGTTCTCATTGTAGTCGCTGTTTTAGCGTACAAAGGACAAAGCCGTATGGAGGCTGAGGCGGATGCTGAGGCAAATGCTCAGAAGATGGTTCAGTTGAAAGAGCCGCTTCCTCCCTTTACTGCGAAAGCTTTGGACGGGAAAGAGATTCAACTTTCTCAATTTAAAGGAAAAGTTGTTGTCGTGAATTTCTGGGCTTCTTGGTGTGGGCCTTGTATTGAAGAGGTACCTTCGCTGATTAAGCTCCTTAAGACCTTTCCAAATGATTTAGAGCTCATTGCTATCTCTGGGGATTCGAATCAGGCCGATATTGATAGCTTCATGAAGTCATTCCCCGAGATGAAGACTTTGCCTAATATTCATGTGGTTTGGGATGCAGATAAAAGCCTTTCTCAGAAGTATCAGATCTATCGCCTGCCGGAGTCGTTCCTGCTCAATAAGGATCTTAAGTTGATTAAGAAGATTTCTGGAACGATCGACTGGCATACTGAAGATGCCATTGCCTATATTAAGCAAGTTATCTCAGGAACTGAGGCGCCGGCGGCGGGTCCTGCAACAGGGGCTGGGACTTCGCAGGATGAAGACTCAGGGAAAACTCCTGAGGATCAAAACTAG
- a CDS encoding HAMP domain-containing histidine kinase — MGLFLRTYFEEPMPSIQPPAISMESFFRAAHDLRSPLSAVNLTIHHLKQASPDLDHLGLLDEAVKRINNIAEEILQARKQAQGPQKAKPVECFDLCEAIKCFAREAKFQLQNSMELEGFHKNLPQDVQALGNIGDFHRILWNLIQNAKEADATCWSLTWKETSEQIILKIRDNGAGIPARTLKKIGQEGFTTKKKGNGLGLYSAIQTMHTWQGDLTVTSQHHIGTTIEISFTKS; from the coding sequence ATGGGTCTCTTTCTTCGGACTTACTTTGAGGAGCCAATGCCCTCAATCCAGCCACCGGCGATCAGCATGGAATCTTTCTTCCGTGCCGCCCACGATTTGAGAAGCCCACTGTCCGCCGTAAATCTGACGATCCACCACCTGAAGCAAGCAAGCCCCGACTTGGATCACTTAGGCCTTCTCGATGAGGCTGTGAAGCGCATTAATAATATCGCCGAAGAAATCCTTCAGGCTCGTAAGCAAGCCCAAGGCCCGCAAAAAGCGAAGCCAGTGGAATGCTTTGATCTTTGTGAAGCGATCAAATGCTTTGCCCGCGAGGCTAAATTCCAGCTGCAAAACTCCATGGAGCTTGAGGGCTTTCACAAAAACCTCCCCCAGGACGTTCAGGCTCTTGGCAATATAGGAGACTTCCATCGTATCCTTTGGAATCTGATCCAGAATGCGAAAGAAGCCGACGCCACTTGCTGGTCCCTCACTTGGAAAGAGACCTCTGAGCAGATCATTTTAAAAATCCGAGACAATGGCGCCGGAATCCCGGCTAGAACGCTTAAAAAGATCGGCCAAGAGGGATTTACCACCAAGAAAAAGGGCAACGGCCTAGGCCTTTATAGCGCGATTCAAACGATGCACACATGGCAAGGCGACCTGACTGTTACAAGCCAGCACCACATCGGCACAACAATCGAAATTTCTTTTACAAAATCGTAG
- a CDS encoding DUF4423 domain-containing protein, translating into MKHVNGYTAGEQTATKKNIATSDLIHFSGNWVWRAVEALVQAKDFNPDPVWIADRLNISAEAAKDALEGLVRIGLVTVTTDGIQSRAEFIEANCNDLERSDLFQIHSKIKNQISEKMTHRDSYSNAIVLTKGKYMNEFYRKFSALVAELAEKSAEDKESNEVFALELSLARISRTKE; encoded by the coding sequence ATGAAGCACGTTAATGGCTATACCGCTGGTGAGCAAACTGCAACTAAGAAGAACATCGCAACCAGTGACTTGATTCATTTTAGTGGAAATTGGGTTTGGAGGGCTGTTGAAGCTCTGGTCCAAGCCAAAGATTTTAATCCTGATCCTGTATGGATCGCGGATCGTCTGAATATCTCCGCGGAAGCAGCGAAAGATGCTCTCGAGGGGCTTGTTCGGATTGGGTTAGTTACCGTGACTACGGATGGTATTCAGAGTAGGGCTGAATTTATCGAAGCTAATTGTAATGATTTGGAGAGATCGGATCTCTTTCAAATTCACTCTAAAATTAAAAATCAAATTTCTGAGAAGATGACCCATAGAGATTCTTATTCGAATGCGATTGTACTTACAAAAGGTAAGTATATGAACGAATTCTACAGAAAATTTTCAGCACTTGTTGCTGAGTTGGCAGAGAAGAGTGCGGAAGACAAAGAGTCTAACGAAGTATTTGCATTAGAATTATCATTGGCGCGCATTTCGCGCACGAAAGAGTAG
- a CDS encoding DUF4423 domain-containing protein, with protein sequence MKIEPELSQEDLIEFASSWVKRTINALIDSPDFQANAKWISERLNISMDHASESFSWLLNKNLIHKTEFGFRTNEKLMDIGENHLTRKEIVELYIKSRAELSTKIVSGVPNSLGVMLADGEIINDFLKKYNALVDAVHEAGLAKGCTNVFAFDLCIPKLTVTKNKQSDILQESLFQAAHDIRGPLSALNMIAHALKNENSSNELSDFLKETVASINMIANGILNLKKEFHIKQPDDTNAYLNFEFFEKELEKSFSSEKRIQIFHSIGSKSASKKFASGNSSQLHRIIKNLIQNSIDAKATEIKYQSYIEENCIRIILKDNGQGFSSNIRNLLGKEGFTTKPEGNGLGLYYAIQNIEKWDGKIQFTDVQNGACIEISLSLICSEE encoded by the coding sequence ATGAAAATCGAACCGGAACTATCCCAAGAAGATTTGATCGAATTTGCCTCTAGTTGGGTCAAACGTACTATTAATGCGTTAATAGATTCGCCAGACTTTCAGGCAAATGCGAAATGGATATCCGAAAGATTAAACATTTCCATGGACCACGCCAGCGAATCATTTAGCTGGCTCTTAAACAAAAACCTAATTCACAAAACTGAATTTGGATTTCGCACCAATGAAAAGCTCATGGATATCGGGGAGAACCACCTAACAAGAAAGGAAATTGTTGAGCTTTATATAAAATCTAGAGCTGAGTTGAGCACAAAAATAGTTTCTGGCGTACCAAACAGTCTTGGGGTCATGTTAGCTGATGGCGAAATTATTAATGATTTTCTGAAAAAATATAACGCTCTTGTCGATGCAGTACACGAAGCAGGTCTAGCTAAAGGATGCACCAACGTGTTTGCCTTTGATCTTTGTATTCCTAAGCTGACAGTTACAAAAAACAAACAATCAGATATATTGCAGGAATCACTTTTTCAGGCCGCACATGATATTCGAGGTCCTTTGTCTGCTTTAAACATGATAGCGCATGCTTTAAAAAATGAGAATTCATCTAATGAGCTGTCAGATTTTCTTAAAGAAACTGTTGCAAGTATAAATATGATTGCCAATGGAATATTGAATTTAAAAAAAGAATTCCATATCAAGCAGCCGGACGACACGAATGCTTACTTGAACTTTGAGTTTTTTGAAAAAGAGCTTGAAAAGAGTTTCTCAAGCGAGAAAAGGATTCAAATTTTCCATAGCATCGGAAGCAAGAGTGCTTCTAAAAAATTTGCATCTGGAAACTCGTCCCAACTTCACAGAATTATAAAAAACCTTATTCAAAACTCAATTGATGCCAAGGCTACTGAAATAAAATATCAAAGCTATATTGAGGAAAATTGCATAAGAATAATTCTAAAAGATAATGGCCAAGGATTTTCATCAAATATTAGAAATTTACTCGGCAAAGAAGGGTTTACCACTAAGCCAGAAGGAAATGGACTAGGACTGTATTACGCGATTCAAAATATTGAAAAGTGGGATGGAAAAATTCAATTTACTGACGTGCAGAACGGAGCTTGCATTGAAATTAGCCTAAGTTTAATTTGCAGCGAAGAGTAG
- a CDS encoding TIGR03545 family protein, with the protein MNMAEKTKTPKVKGPIRWNAVVPFVIVCVLIFAYFHFFFDMQLRAGMEWAGYKGVGAEVNIAKVETSFFNASLRVQGIQITDAEKPTQNVIEIGDVRWGMSWDALLRAKILVNEAVIENIQFGTARKYPGKVAPPPPPPKPGPGMVEQEAQRLKEEALAKAQQEYADNMLGDLAAILGGTNASAQLGKIEGTLESKKKAAEIEANLKERQKYWDDKLKTLPQGKDIQALNDRLGKIKTKDFKTPQELQASLQELDAVLKQGDAYYKQIGSTGQELEKDLKKIDADVKSLDALIKADVKALETRFRIPSINTKELTRALFNRYLGKYMAKINRYRAMAEKYVPPKYMNKITGKDKNKPVDPDDVPIQPHPREKGITYEFGRKNSYPLFWVKRAAISSQAGMSPKAGNIKGQILDITSNQALVGRPTVATLEGDFPADQIKDLLLKMTVDNTKEDSLITYQMAVGSYPINAAELVNSSDVTINLNSATGKLNIDGTLKALRDFKMNLNNQFTTANFEVSAKDGNINSILKNTFAGLPVITLTGEASGYLPAVSFDVTSNLGSELEKGLRKQVEAKIAEARKQIEEYVNKEIGKQREQIDKQVKQIREQFDGEVKKAQAQLDAQKKQAEAKADQAKKDAENQGKKEIEKQGKKAVDDLKKKFGF; encoded by the coding sequence ATGAACATGGCTGAAAAAACAAAAACACCAAAAGTAAAAGGTCCTATTCGCTGGAATGCAGTTGTTCCCTTCGTGATTGTCTGCGTTCTTATTTTTGCTTACTTCCACTTCTTCTTCGACATGCAGTTGCGCGCCGGAATGGAGTGGGCCGGCTATAAAGGTGTCGGCGCTGAAGTGAATATCGCCAAAGTTGAAACGAGCTTCTTCAATGCAAGCCTTCGCGTTCAAGGAATTCAAATCACAGACGCTGAGAAACCAACTCAGAATGTGATTGAAATTGGCGACGTCCGTTGGGGCATGTCTTGGGACGCGCTTCTTCGCGCGAAGATCCTCGTGAACGAGGCTGTGATTGAAAACATTCAATTCGGTACTGCTCGTAAATACCCAGGTAAAGTCGCTCCACCGCCGCCTCCACCAAAACCAGGCCCTGGCATGGTTGAACAAGAGGCTCAGCGCTTAAAAGAAGAGGCTCTCGCAAAAGCCCAGCAAGAGTACGCTGACAATATGCTCGGTGACCTTGCGGCCATCTTGGGCGGTACAAACGCCAGCGCTCAGCTAGGCAAAATCGAAGGCACGCTCGAGTCCAAAAAGAAAGCAGCCGAGATCGAAGCCAACCTCAAGGAACGACAAAAGTACTGGGACGACAAACTGAAAACTTTACCTCAAGGTAAAGACATCCAGGCTTTGAATGACCGCCTTGGTAAAATCAAAACAAAGGATTTCAAAACTCCACAAGAGCTCCAAGCTTCATTGCAGGAGCTCGATGCGGTCCTCAAACAAGGCGACGCCTACTACAAGCAAATCGGTTCTACAGGCCAAGAGCTTGAAAAGGATCTCAAGAAGATCGATGCCGACGTAAAATCTCTCGATGCTTTGATTAAGGCCGACGTGAAAGCACTGGAAACTCGCTTCCGTATTCCTTCGATCAACACCAAAGAACTTACGCGTGCCTTGTTCAACCGTTACCTCGGCAAATACATGGCGAAGATCAATCGCTACCGTGCGATGGCTGAAAAGTACGTACCACCGAAGTACATGAACAAAATCACCGGCAAGGATAAAAACAAACCGGTGGATCCTGATGATGTACCAATTCAGCCGCACCCTCGTGAAAAAGGGATTACATATGAGTTCGGCCGTAAGAACTCTTACCCACTCTTCTGGGTGAAGAGAGCTGCGATCAGCTCTCAAGCAGGCATGTCGCCAAAAGCCGGCAATATCAAAGGTCAAATCCTGGATATCACTTCCAACCAAGCTTTGGTGGGCCGTCCGACAGTGGCCACTCTTGAAGGTGATTTCCCTGCGGATCAGATCAAAGATTTGCTCTTGAAAATGACTGTGGATAACACCAAAGAAGACAGCCTCATCACTTACCAGATGGCGGTGGGCTCCTACCCTATCAATGCGGCAGAGCTCGTGAACTCTTCGGACGTGACGATCAATCTGAACTCCGCAACGGGCAAGCTCAACATCGATGGAACGCTGAAAGCGCTGCGCGATTTCAAAATGAATTTGAACAATCAGTTCACAACAGCCAATTTCGAAGTGTCAGCAAAAGATGGCAACATCAACAGCATCTTGAAGAACACTTTTGCAGGATTGCCGGTGATTACCCTCACGGGTGAAGCCTCTGGTTATTTGCCAGCGGTGAGCTTCGATGTGACATCAAACTTAGGCAGCGAGCTCGAAAAAGGTTTGCGTAAACAGGTAGAGGCAAAGATTGCAGAAGCCCGTAAGCAAATCGAAGAGTACGTGAACAAAGAAATCGGCAAGCAACGCGAGCAGATTGACAAGCAAGTGAAGCAGATCCGCGAACAATTCGACGGAGAAGTGAAGAAGGCTCAAGCCCAGCTAGACGCCCAAAAGAAACAAGCTGAAGCCAAAGCCGATCAAGCCAAGAAGGACGCCGAGAACCAAGGCAAAAAAGAAATCGAAAAGCAGGGCAAAAAAGCCGTCGACGACCTAAAAAAGAAATTCGGCTTCTAG
- a CDS encoding TIGR03546 family protein, translated as MTLLLKQIFAFFRLLNSETGTNQLASGLACGLILGFSPFLSIQTFLILFLIFFFRIQMGAAFLAAFFFKFVAFLFDPVADQLGRAVLETPSLRPLFTELYNMPLVPMTRFNNSIVMGSMIVGLILVIPAFFIFRSLILKYRVTVVARFKGTKIWKSFAATKVYNWYNKYQDLYG; from the coding sequence ATGACTTTGCTGTTAAAGCAGATATTCGCGTTCTTCCGGTTACTGAATTCAGAGACTGGAACCAACCAACTTGCTTCGGGCCTTGCCTGTGGATTGATCCTGGGATTTTCCCCGTTTTTATCCATTCAGACATTCCTGATTCTGTTTTTAATTTTCTTCTTCCGTATTCAGATGGGCGCTGCTTTCCTCGCGGCGTTCTTCTTTAAATTCGTGGCATTTCTTTTTGACCCTGTTGCAGATCAGTTGGGCCGTGCAGTTCTCGAAACTCCGTCACTACGTCCACTCTTCACAGAGTTGTACAATATGCCGCTCGTACCGATGACCCGTTTTAACAACTCGATTGTTATGGGCTCAATGATCGTTGGCCTGATCTTGGTGATTCCAGCATTCTTCATCTTCCGCTCTTTGATCCTCAAATACCGTGTGACGGTTGTGGCTCGCTTTAAAGGAACAAAAATCTGGAAGAGCTTTGCGGCTACAAAAGTTTATAATTGGTACAACAAATATCAGGATCTCTACGGGTAA
- a CDS encoding HAD-IIIA family hydrolase, with product MSEKSLAGFGEQACLFLDRDGVIVHDVPYNTDPQKVELKPGIVELLQKAHKMGMWVTIVSNQSGLGRGYFSWNDYRQVHQRICQLLAAQGEWVDLALCAPFYEGTEFKQAQARPHYRKPDVGMFKHAEEELGVAFSKSIMVGDSATDLIPAFQSGIRKLYLVASDKQAEEVKKLESHQKAHPQFKYQLISDFSEIVF from the coding sequence ATGAGTGAAAAGTCTTTGGCAGGTTTTGGCGAGCAGGCGTGTTTGTTTCTGGATCGCGACGGTGTGATTGTTCACGATGTCCCTTACAATACAGATCCACAAAAAGTAGAGCTAAAGCCCGGTATCGTTGAGCTCCTTCAAAAAGCTCATAAGATGGGCATGTGGGTGACGATTGTGAGCAATCAATCGGGTCTCGGTCGTGGGTACTTTTCCTGGAATGACTATCGCCAAGTACATCAGCGTATTTGCCAGCTACTAGCCGCTCAGGGCGAATGGGTCGATCTTGCTTTGTGTGCACCTTTCTATGAGGGCACCGAGTTCAAGCAAGCCCAGGCTCGTCCTCACTACCGTAAGCCCGATGTTGGTATGTTTAAACATGCAGAAGAAGAACTCGGCGTGGCTTTTTCAAAATCAATTATGGTGGGTGACAGTGCGACGGATCTGATTCCAGCGTTTCAGTCGGGGATTCGTAAGCTTTATCTCGTGGCTTCGGATAAACAGGCCGAAGAAGTGAAGAAGCTGGAGAGCCATCAGAAGGCCCATCCTCAGTTTAAATACCAGTTGATCTCGGATTTCTCCGAGATCGTTTTCTAA
- a CDS encoding aminotransferase class I/II-fold pyridoxal phosphate-dependent enzyme, translated as MKSTKASQRTRAIHGASTTKAWEFGHHIVPPMTASTSFRLGSLERGAQGFVAFGEERKATDKPIWIYDRLEEPTTKMLEEQLALMESGECAVSFASGMGAISTAIMSCMQAGDKILAHRTLYGCTYSLITNWLPRLGIKNHMMDLNAKDLEKEIQDPTVRVIYFESVSNPNLEIIDIEKIASLVKKANEKRADDKKILILVDNTFATPWGLRPLEWGADMVIQSLTKNISGFGTEMGGAVITRKEFDTLLRIGRKDFGAIIHPYSAWHILVYGISTQSLRFEEQQKTAMKVAQFLESNPKVEKVTYPGLESHPQYELAKKYLLSPEEEFSPGTMISFQLKGDLTTCQQFVDDIANNSYAITLAVSLGLNKTLIEVPGYMTHSAIPSDKQDESGIDPRAIRLSIGLEKADDIIQDLKTALAKI; from the coding sequence ATGAAGTCAACCAAAGCTAGTCAACGTACGCGCGCCATTCACGGCGCTTCGACCACCAAAGCCTGGGAGTTCGGCCACCACATCGTGCCGCCAATGACCGCATCAACATCTTTCCGTCTTGGTTCACTCGAGCGCGGTGCTCAAGGCTTCGTCGCTTTTGGCGAAGAACGCAAGGCCACTGACAAACCGATCTGGATCTACGATCGCCTCGAAGAGCCCACGACCAAGATGCTTGAAGAGCAACTCGCTCTGATGGAATCCGGCGAATGCGCTGTCAGCTTCGCCAGCGGTATGGGAGCTATCTCCACAGCGATCATGTCCTGCATGCAAGCCGGCGATAAGATCCTTGCTCACCGCACGCTCTACGGTTGCACCTATAGCCTCATCACAAACTGGCTTCCTCGTCTTGGCATTAAAAACCACATGATGGATCTCAACGCCAAAGATCTTGAAAAAGAAATCCAGGATCCTACAGTTCGCGTGATTTACTTCGAATCTGTTTCCAATCCAAATCTTGAAATCATCGACATCGAAAAAATCGCAAGCCTGGTTAAAAAGGCCAACGAAAAGCGCGCTGATGATAAGAAGATCTTGATCCTTGTCGACAATACCTTTGCGACTCCTTGGGGTCTTCGCCCCCTCGAATGGGGCGCGGATATGGTGATCCAAAGTTTGACGAAAAACATTTCGGGCTTCGGAACCGAAATGGGTGGAGCAGTCATCACTCGTAAAGAGTTCGACACTCTTCTAAGAATCGGCCGCAAAGACTTCGGCGCAATTATTCACCCCTACTCTGCGTGGCACATCTTGGTTTACGGGATCTCAACTCAGTCATTGCGCTTTGAAGAGCAACAGAAAACGGCAATGAAAGTGGCTCAGTTCCTAGAATCAAATCCCAAAGTTGAAAAAGTCACTTACCCGGGCCTTGAATCTCATCCACAGTATGAGCTTGCGAAGAAATATCTCCTCTCTCCTGAGGAAGAATTTTCTCCAGGCACGATGATTTCATTCCAGCTCAAAGGCGACCTCACCACTTGCCAACAGTTCGTGGATGATATTGCCAATAATTCTTACGCGATCACTTTGGCAGTGAGTCTCGGCTTGAACAAAACATTGATCGAAGTGCCGGGCTACATGACCCATTCAGCAATTCCTTCTGACAAGCAGGATGAATCTGGAATCGACCCACGCGCGATCCGCTTGAGTATCGGCCTAGAAAAAGCCGATGACATCATTCAAGACTTAAAAACCGCACTAGCAAAAATCTAG